aatggaaacccacaggttgggttctcttaatgggtttaggcttacttgcttaagcacagcccagctgttcagtttggttgcaaaagcccagttgggctttggatcatcctaagctttggcttcaacactcacagcccagttgggcttggttcaatttcctcttcttctgcagcttacagcccagttgggctttatcttacaccagcttcagcaggcagcagcagggaacagcagcaggagcacagcagcaacagcagcagcagaggctggcagcagcaacaggaagcagcaacagcagcacaggtaggcttcaggcagcagttcttggcaagcaagtctcaggaggggcagttcagcagcaactcaggggCAGTGAACAAGAATTGTAATGCAAGATTGATtgcaagaatgtaaagatgactaatatgcaaatatgatatgcaatcaggacagcaagatgcaatgagtatgcaatgcaaggATGAATATGCAGGTGAGGCTAGATGAACTAAGAACAGCAAATAAGAATGCTTCGAAatcacaacgccaagtccccggcagcggcgccaaaaacttggtgtggttggaaaacacacaaaaactcttgcaagtatacaaggccaagttttagtatagaaagtaagcaagggatcattccacagagacttggggtgtattgaagtttcctagatggctgagctagtgacaggcagtgaactaaagaaccaaagaaacaaagaaaattcagtggcagtgagccaaaggcagtggagttaagaggcaaagaaacaaagaaaaactaagaacaatttaatcaaaacaaaacatggaaaagaaattgtggagggGAAGTGCAGGGGATGAatgagagtttcctttacctagccagttcacctaggttaagttcttgtcaaatgtctagttaaccaaccttacagccttagctaacccctagtattggctgtctgtttaaggcacaaccaatcacagactaactaggcagtggctcactaactaatgtagctaatgaattccttagaaccaccacagacccctagcattagtggtcttcttacagcaccactaatcacaaatcaggtgATCTTTCAAGAATCCAACTAGCCTAAACTgttttaagctcagcaaaaaccatcctaatagctaaccatcatggttcagttatTTTCTCATCCTAGAgaggaattagaacatgttgcagttaagagacctcatggttgtcaagcatcaaacctcagaataagaacatgtgagatgaacaggggacttacaagctcatgtgtagaaacaaacacacaaactaattaagacaaacataacatggataatacaattacacagaacacaacaggaaataacataacataacaaacataacaagagcattgcacattaacaggaaacaagCATAACATGACATGAAACTAAGCATAACAGGAAACAAATAACATGAGCAAGAAACTGAACTTTGAGCTgtaactgaaaattgaaatttaacaggacatgagagtcctggatgtaggctaatccaaacatggtttttacaacacacccacactacatatttatacccacaacacaattagggttctacccattttcacccaaaaatccccaatataacagtacaattaggtttactgtttatctaatgtcatgggtctaattgagcccattcCCCTACTCTAATTCTCTCATGGTACGgttccaacatgaattagggtttctagaaaaaacccccaaattacagagaaattagggcttgaaattaaactcacctaacatgtgatttgacgagtcttctctcgacccattcttctcctcagtctcctgctccattcccatgcttcaattacgtctttccaactcgtcctattttattgatttcttccctaggtttttagagagaaattaggggagaaaactatataataggaggctagaacaaagggggtaatgatggtggaggataggggtgatgatggtggaggtgtggtggtgaagcggcagtggcagaggtggtgttctggtggtggcaggacatggtgtctctgcagagggggtgaggtcgatggagaggaaggaggagatgtttggttgaggttaaatgattcggttgctagggtgttaggcgggcgtatcgagtttgatgttctgcgagctgagtcactggatgcgaagctggtaggtggatcggatggttccccctgaagaggttggtagcgaccgtcagattttttgatacaacgaagttaacggctctagatggggttaggtgttgtagtgtaaggcggagatatcaaacgttgatgaacagcaagggggcgaccgttggattcaactaccatctaatctgaaggcttggaatttcagcgctgtggtgctcggcagagacatcagattttgatgatctatgaaggagcgaccgtcggatgcttctgagaactgatctgatggctgagaacggaggcgcttttgtgtgtagaaaatgaggttgtgcgcaccattcttcgcggcttccttgcgtgatttctcccggcttttcactacttttctgctcttttcgctccgtgactcatccgaactttatttattacctaaaaatgcaaaattaagtaagaaaaatatttattcttgaaaacaatgaaaatacagaatatgggataaaatgtagaattaatgcacaaaagatgagttaaaatgccaacaaaaagggataaatatatacaatatttggcactcatcagtcacGCAAGCATGTAACAATTGATATATACCAATTTGGATCGAATCTTTAAACTGCAAACCTTTCCTTTTTTTCTCGATTAGAAATTGAGAAAAATCTTGGCTTCTTGACCGGTAAAATTAGATAACACCAATTCTTCTCTACAATCTTACAACAAACACTTCACTGAAACAATATGGCGCTGTGCGGAAGATCAAACCTGCTCTTGATACCAATTATTACTTGCTTAACGTAACAAGATATGTTTTCTTCGAGGGAAAACACTAAACCTCCTGTGATCACGTTAGAGTGCAATCAAAGAATGTTATGTATCTGTTCATGTAATGCATCTAGCATATTGTTTAGGATTATCTCAAAATGTAGTTAGGATATCCGTTCGTCAGTTTATTGCAAGAAACCTTATATAAAGTTGTATTTGTAATCGTTGAAGGTATGGAAATGAATATGAATGTTTGAGAGATTCTCGCAGAGTTTGATTACACTATAAGTGATCACCGGAGGTTTAGTGTTTTCCCTCGAAGAAAACATATCTTGTTACGTTAAGCACGTAACAGAAATTGATGAGGACAATAGATGAGGATGAGGAGTGATTTTGAAGTTGGTAGTAGTGGCGATGGTGGTGGTTCAATCGATGGAGAATTCAAATAGAATATAATCTGTCTAGAATAATTTGAAAACTCTTGATCAACATCATGAGGAAAAAGATCATTCTATCTATCTGTAGAGATTTGTTTCATTTCTGTTTTCATCTGAATCACACGGTCTTACTAAAGTACGAAGGATTGTAAAATGTCAAGTGGATATTTTAGTATGCAGGAAAATGTGGAGGTGAAATTAAGAATTAGATATATTTTTCTTCCTCGGAGGAATCACTAATTTTGGTGCGGGAACTAGAGACATAAATAAACCTGGCAAAATTGGGGCAtataccacttaattggggcctataggtttttttttctcacaCCCCCAAATTACTGTAGGCACCCAAACCTTATAAAAAATACTAATCTACCCCACATTAATTTCTAAAACTCACTCATATAAATTCTAATCTttctattttcagtaaatccaaaatcaaaaaaacttaaacctaaaaaATCTTTCTATTTTTATCATaaactttccaaattctcaaaaccctaatcaaattttttttcatcctctactccgacgatcttcgatccaaccaagaagaaggtaaatctccatcaacccatcttcttatcttattgatttacatctttaaatcatcgttttttgacaaatcaaaactctgactacacccagaatcggtttttattgacctatcgaataaaccgattctgggttttgttttcgacatgaagagcatgcacagtAATCGGTTTACATAAAgattaacatcaaccgattctgacttagaaatgaaatatgaaaatacatcgccagaatcggtttatatatgtaatatcactacaccaaatttagagATTAGCAACGGTAAATGGTTGTTGCAAAGTGGGGTCGCAACAGTTTCGCTTTATTACGTAAGTCGATTTTGCAAACTTTCGCAACGGCTCATAAGCAGGTGCAAATTTTCGGTCGCAATAATTTCGAACTGTTGCAACGTAAATATGTCGCAACTGTGTCGCAACAGTTTAGAACAGTTGCGAAATTAGATGATCGCAACAGTTTAAAACAGTTGCGAAACTGGGATTTCGAACAGCTTTTAGCAGTTCAATTGTTTTGCAACATCATaaaaatagtggttttgactGGTCAAAACCAGGCTTTGACCGGTCAAAACCAGGTTCAAAACTAGAATTCCTCATACCAAAATGAAGTTAACCCTGTTCATTTATAATGAAATTAATCCAACAAAATCAAGCAACCCCTTTTTTAGAGCCATGACTATCTAATTAATGAACTTAAcaacaaattcaaaagaaaaaaaaacaaaattttcagtTGCTTGTACACCTTCCACAGTGTGTTTCTTCTCCAATTCCTGGAAAAATATTTAAAAGGATAGTCAATTCTAAATAACCAAACCAAATGACAATGAATACAATTACAAAGAAAACTCGTCAATTCAACCAGGTCAAACATCGGGTTTCAACCAAGAATGTAACAATAACAATAAGCATTAACCAAGGATACTGAGACTACTAGGACAAAAGACATCAAGCATGCACAAAACGAAGGTTATGGGTGGAAATATGAAGAGGAAATCCAGATTAAGTATCCAACACCAATGTTTTCTTGGGAACTGAAGAAATAGGAATCTCCCCTGCTCATACGCATCAATAAGCTAACTGAAGAAATAAATATAGATTCTCGCTCACTTGCTCGAAGGAGATTAAAGATCAaaagttatttttctttgatGGTTGCATTTACTTTTCTATACTTctatgttagatcgaaaactgcATGATCAGTATTCTCGAGTTTATTCTGCAAGAGAATAGTAACAGAAAATACAATAAGTTTCTGCATTGCAGAGAAAAAgcaaacaacaaagaaaaaaaggTTTTGAGCATAACCACTCCAATAGTAAAGTAcccgagtcttttcgagtttttCACTCAACTCTGCTGTCAACAGTAATTTAGCATTATGAAGGTCCTGGAGCCCTTCCAATTGATTTTCAGTATGTATCAAtaattggttaaaaaaaaaaatatatgtcaATTACCGGTAGTTAAACTCTACTTAAGGATGTTATATGTTCTTGCATCATGTTAGCACATATTACATCATGTTTCAATTACTGGAAACTGTAGTAGTACCTTGTCCTTGGATTCTGAATTAAACTCCATACGCTATATTTTCTCCGTCATGGCCTGAAGAGTATGTAAAATGGTTAACTCCCTAAAGTACTAGACATGTTAACAAATCGTAACATTAACTGCATAGGCATAAGCAATAATCAATACCTCTCCTGCAACAGAACGTGAAATGTTCTCAAACCCAGCAAGATCAACAAGGTTAAGCATTCCACATTTGATTAACAACCCAGCAAACAAGTATCCTATCAACTTTACAAATTGGTGATCCTCCAACCTGAACCTGCACCAACAAAGATGATAAGGATAAAGTTAGGATATGACTGAGGTCAGGGACAAGTAGTTCAAAAATGACAACTAGCCATATGTCTCAACAGACCAACAACCCAGCAAATAAGACTCCCTGCAAAGTGTAACAGAAATTACAAGCAAGCGGAAATCAAACTAAAAAAACACACTTATGAATCTAAATTCAATATGCATATAAACTGAACTTACCACATATATTCTGCATCTTGCTTTATAATCATCAGGGTCAAGTTGAAAGGTCGTTCTTCAACTTTGTCATCATCTCCCACTTGCCTCTTCTTGAAGTACAGATGCAACCGGTTCTCAGGCACCACAATGAGTTTCATAATACAATAGTTGCACAAGGGTAGATAAACTCAATTATGTTTAAGCCTTTCATCACCCAAAAGAGTACTTTATCTTCAACAATACAAACACTCTCCATCAcgcaaagaagaataagaagaaaaaaaatgacagGAGAAAAAAGTAGGCAATCAAAGAAATTCCCTTGATGGATACAAATACCTGTTAAAATAAATTCCCCTGATGGATGAAAAGATAAAGATCTCACATTGTGAGTATCCTACACCGAAAACCAAATATCTACATAAGAACTCAGTAATAAGCCCCACTAGGAGTGTTCAGTACTTAAAATAAAGAATAAATACTGAGGTGTGAACCTGATTATGCATATGCCACACAACCTTGTTCAGTTAGTTTTATACAAAAATGTAGTTTGAATTTTATCACATTCCGATTCCATTGGGTTTTCCATAAAATTCTAAGACACAAATACTTAATTGTAACGATCATAAAAATGTCCTTATTACAGGTCACACCGGACCATTTATTACATTTGGCAACATCATTTGTTTGATTTTGGAAATATACAAGTCACCTTCATCATGCACATAGTGCGTTTTAAATGGATTAATGAACGTAATGGAAAAAGAGAGATGTACCACTACCGGAATATGCAGATACTTTCCAGAAGCGGACACATATCATTAATAAATGGGCATACACGTTTACTAACAACAAATCAAAAAGAAACTATCATAAAAGAATAGCCAAAACAATGTGAAATTCAATTGTTAAATATAGCTACCTTTGGGTTACACAGTATATAAAAAGGCTTCACAGATCAGGACAAACTTCTGATCCTAATCCCGATATATAAAATGAATTTAATGCTTGAATCCTGACTGATAATAACATGAGAGAACCTATGCAAATATGAACAGATCCAATGGAAAGAATGAAGATACCACAATGAATCCTAAACTCGTGAAACAAAGATGGCTACGCAAATCAAGTACCTGGAAGCGCAATTATTTGTGTGTAGCTCCAACGTATTATTTGACTAATCTCTCTGTGCCAACCTCCCAAAGCTTCACCACATAGTCCTTCCCACAGGAGAGAAAAAATCTAGTGAAAAAAGATGTGCGGTGAATGGTTagactaaaaaaataaatacaagtcAGTCAGTTGCACACCCATGAAATAACCTTTTTCACATAAACGAGGAGTTCAAGGAGCCTACATCACCTTGGTTATTCTTGCTCTGCGGGCAGTCTGCTCAGCTTCTCGGAGTTTCctagttttcatggttttatcTGTTTAGATTCCCAAGCAAATAGTAAAAAAATGTTAACAGCCATCTCATCAGGAAAGTTGCTTTACGGTAACTTGTCAAAAGCATAAGAATTACTTAGACAATAAGTATGCTCGATCCAATACTACAAGAAGGATAATCATAGAGGAGATATCTGGAAAAACATGGTCATGACGTTGGTGAAATTATGGTTCTACAAAAGTTCAATCGTCATGTTTCGTAAAAGAGTAGTGAATAAACCATCCTTCTTGGAAGACAAAGTTCGATAGTAGTCTTCTGCAGTGAACTCGTAGAAGTCATCGCCTGGCACCTCTGCCAAGACCAACAGATAAACATGTCAAACACACTGTGCATACACATAAAAACGTAGAGTCAATTCGTAGATCCAAAGATGACTAGAAGCTAAAACTAAGCAGGATATCCTGCAAACAAAAATCTCTATCTACATCgaatcataaatattaaatatACAGGAACGGTAGTAgctaaacaaaattaaaaattgCACTTACTCGTATCATCCACAGATGCTTTCTCTGACATAGTAGTAGTCATTCTATCAAACACACGAACTTCCCTTCCAAGTCTTTCTGCTACAGCAGCAAGCTTGGCCTGTAGTtgtaaaaaaaatggaaataacCTCTTCAACTTTGATTGAAGAAAAGACAACTCACATCCATTAATTGAGATATATCAAGGAAAACAGTTCTTAGCAATAAAGATAAAAGTAAGAGAAGTACCCTTTCATTAGCATCCATTTCACAATTTTTAAGCCTGTCAGAAACACCCAATTTTCAAACCACTTAAAGAAACGCAGAGCGTGCAAAAGCCAGCGCTTTGTATAAAGGATACAGCCAAAAACGCTTCAGCACATATTGAACTACTCATTAAATATAGTAGGATATGACACATGATCAGTTATATGGAGGCATAATAGACTAGTCGCTCATAACAACTGCGTTCTTGAGGAATCAACTAATCAGCTTTTAACACTACAATATACTAAAGAGATTCTTACCTTTGGTCCTTGGTGAAACTTGCACCGGTGGCTTCAGCTAACCCATAGAACGCACACATTGGACGGTTACCCCATCCCAAATCTTCACAACACCATCTTTAGAAGCTGTTATATATGTGTTACCGGTAGATGAATACCTCACCTGCATAattaaatacatatttgttaACTGAATTAGGGCGGTTACCCCATCCCAACTCCTCCGCGACCATTGCAAATTCCATCAACACCATCCGaataacaccaccaccacctgcaTTTCTAAATCTTCCCATTCCTTGTTTCCTAAATTAGGCCCTAGCCATTGCACAACCACCACTTAGTAGCAGCACCAACACCAAGCAACACTGCCATCTTCAATTCCTCAGCATCAACTTCTCAAATGGCAGCACCACTTCATGATCTTGACTTCATCTGCACAAGCCAGATAAAGAATCTTCAAACTCCACAAATCCAACCACCAACGTCATTCTCTGCAAACCCATTCAATCTCTGCAAATCCATTCAATCTCAGAATCTCAAATCCAACCCTAACtttcaatttctatcttttccacACAACTTTCAATCTTAAACCCTGACTTTCAATCTCAAATCCAACCATAACTTTTGAACTCCACaaatctcaaaccctaactttcaaaTCTCAAATCCAACCCTAACTTTCTAACTCCACATATCCAATCAACAATACCATTCTCTGCAAACCCATTAAATCTCAATTCTTGCAGCAAAACCTCGATTCATCTCAGAACAtcacctcaaaccctaactttcatTTTCTGCAGCAGAAACCTTAAATATGTTTGAAGTAAATCTAGGGTTAGGGGTTAGTGATGAAGAACTTAGGGTTTTATTTGAACGATTCATTTGAAACTGAgataaagagagagaaagagagaagagaATGAGAGGTCTTTGGTCTGCTGGATAAGATAAGAGATACCGAGTCAGTTTTTTAGCTGAATAAGTTGAATACTGAGTCAGTTTAAATTGTGCCCAGCCACAGTCACGAGTGGCACATGTGGAAAACCAAACTGTTGCGAATTGCAACTGAAAAAAACTGTTGCGAATGCAACTGAAATAAACAGTTGCGAGTTTAGTAACAGTTACAAGCTGTTGCGTTTGCAACTGAAATTCgcaactgaaaattcgcaacagctgatgtgatttgtagatagtggtaaaagtggttcgattctcagacttgtgaaggatattaattagacttaaatcctaatattcaaatagaaaactcactaaaaattatagcaaactcaatcaaagatgatatcaatactaaaagaaacactaaggctaagattccactattttccaacttcaaagtgattaaaccaatacttatatttatgcaattttcttgtttaatttaattctaaaatattgcaacaagtagattttcaaaaataataattgcaaataccaagtatgaagcatcaaaagtcttaaaactaagcatactccatcaaaatagatcacaatcactcaaataaaaatcatattcaataatatttcaaggcaaataatcatataattattgcaaataaaaagataaaatagaatatgccactttttgttggaaaaatagcttcctctatcgcctcagcaatggggtttagctcctcatattaatcatgatctcaaaatatgtgtttgttgctcaaaagatgattaaaagagtgaaaagtaataacacagactgatTGAAACAGTGTATTGGTTGCAAAACAGTTGTTACAGAAaaattgttgctttgtcgctgattttaagacccgagaataagactgccctgaacagcttaatgttcttcagctgttaaacaacgacaattttctgcgactgtctaccgagggtcaatgttcttcgcgttcttcttcttcaacaacagcagcagaaacagagtttggtaaagctctgatttcttcttctctggctctccttaggtt
The nucleotide sequence above comes from Papaver somniferum cultivar HN1 chromosome 8, ASM357369v1, whole genome shotgun sequence. Encoded proteins:
- the LOC113301556 gene encoding plant UBX domain-containing protein 1-like codes for the protein MCAFYGLAEATGASFTKDQRLKNCEMDANERAKLAAVAERLGREVRVFDRMTTTMSEKASVDDTKVPGDDFYEFTAEDYYRTLSSKKDGLFTTLLRNMTIELL